One genomic region from Zalophus californianus isolate mZalCal1 chromosome 2, mZalCal1.pri.v2, whole genome shotgun sequence encodes:
- the LOC118356758 gene encoding uncharacterized protein LOC118356758, with protein sequence MLRAVGSKEPRVPPPARRAGFRFLPGPRVRGTPAPLEGTRSTWRRLGTRKAQQLRGKAPQAHIPAACVRETPAARAVRGSAAPLRLRPLRPASGRLWSPPAAGFPTQGRGGARDRHSLLFRVGRAPGGPGRGRLWAAIPDVRISALFLASSPDGGAQRCSLEGPLGLKTPFGLVFFLPLRLTLVTCAGHPLRVPVTLSARRHTATSTRGGGPSLPRSKAPVDLRTPSSRPERRSRVSRFTH encoded by the exons ATGCTCAGGGCTGTTGGAAGCAAAGAGCCTCGCGTGCCCCCCCCCGCGAGGCGCGCGGGTTTCAGGTTCCTGCCGGGCCCACGCGTGCGGGGTACACCCGCCCCTCTGGAAGGGACGCGCTCCACTTGGCGTCGACTGGGTACCCGCAAAGCCCAGCAGCTCCGGGGGAAGGCGCCCCAGGCCCACATCCCGGCCGCGTGCGTGCGGGAGACCCCAGCAGCCCGCGCTGTGCGGGGCAGCGCCGCGCCGCTACGTCTCCGCCCCCTGCGCCCGGCCTCTGGTCGGCTGTGGTCCCCGCCGGCCGCAGGCTTCCCGACCCAGGGGAGGGGCGGTGCTCGTGACCGCCACTCTCTCCTCTTCCGGGTCGGGCGCGCTCCCGGGGGGCCTGGGCGGGGGAGACTATGGGCCGCGATCCCGGACGTGCGCATTTCCGCGCTCTTCCTCGCCTCGAGCCCCGACGGCGGAGCCCAGCGCTGCAGCcttgaggggcccctggggctGAAGACGCCATTCGGCCTCGTCTTTTTTCTGCCTCTCCGTCTCACACTTGTGACCTGCGCCGGTCACCCTCTCCGCGTGCCGGTTACGCTCTCTGCGCGCCGGCACACAGCCACGTCCACGCGCGGAGGGGGACCCAGCCTACCCAGAAGCAAGGCGCCGGTAGACCTCAG gaccccgagttcaagacctgagcggagatcaagagtcagccgctttacccactga
- the C2H4orf48 gene encoding neuropeptide-like protein C4orf48 homolog, with protein sequence MGDPGGVRSERMRGARPTQHVFPSRRRCCRGVPEPRAAPAPCARPWPPPLRCRLPRSLPPWLLLLSVALLGFQARAEPAAGSAVPAQSRPCVDCHAFEFMQRALQDLRKTAYSLDSRTETLLLQAERRALCACWPAGR encoded by the exons ATGGGGGACCCGGGCGGGGTCCGGTCGGAGCGCATGCGCGGTGCGCGCCCGACGCAGCACGTCTTCCCGAGTCGCCGGCGCTGCTGTCGCGGGGTCCCTGAACCGCG GGCGGCCCCGGCTCCCTGCGCTCGGCCATGGCCCCCCCCGCTCCGGTGCAGGCTCCCGAGGTCGCTGCCGCCGTGGCTGCTGCTGCTGAGCGTGGCGCTGCTGGGTTTCCAGGCCCGCGCCGAGCCCGCCGCCGGGAGCGCCGTCCCCGCGCAAA GCCGTCCGTGCGTGGACTGCCACGCGTTCGAGTTCATGCAGCGCGCCCTGCAGGACCTTCGGAAGACGGCCTACAGCCTGGACTCGCGG ACGGAGACCCTCCTGCTGCAGGCCGAGCGCCGGGCCCTGTGTGCCTGCTGGCCTGCCGGGCGCTGA
- the NAT8L gene encoding N-acetylaspartate synthetase, with product MHCGPPDMVCETKIVAAEDHEALPGAKKDALLAAAGAMWPPLPAAPGPAAAPAAPPPGPQPRGGAGGAGPPGGRGVYIREFRAAEQEAARRIFYDGIMERIPNTAFRGLRQHPRTQLLYALLAVLCFALTRSLMLTCLVLAGLLGLRYYYSRKVVLAYLDCALHTDMADIEQYYMKPPGSCFWVAVLDGNVVGIVAARAHEADNTVELLRMSVDSRFRGKGIAKALGRKVLEFALVHNYSAVVLGTTAVKVAAHKLYESLGFRHMGSSDHYVLPGMTLSLAERLFFQVRYHRYRLQLREE from the exons ATGCATTGTGGGCCTCCCGACATGGTCTGCGAGACGAAGATCGTGGCCGCCGAGGACCATGAGGCGCTGCCGGGGGCCAAGAAGGACGCGCTGCTCGCCGCCGCCGGCGCCATGTGGCCCCCGCTGCCCGCCGCGCCCGGGCCGGCCGCCGCGCCCGCcgcgcccccgcccggcccccaaCCCCGCGGCGGCGCGGGGGGCGCGGGACCGCCGGGGGGGCGCGGCGTGTACATCCGCGAGTTCCGCGCTGCCGAGCAGGAGGCGGCGCGCCGCATCTTCTACGACGGCATCATGGAGCGCATCCCCAACACGGCCTTCCGCGGCCTGCGGCAGCACCCGCGCACGCAGCTGCTCTACGCCCTGCTGGCCG TGCTGTGTTTCGCCCTGACCCGCTCGCTGATGCTGACGTGCCTGGTGCTGGCCGGGCTGCTGGGCCTGCGTTACTACTACAGCCGGAAGGTGGTCCTCGCCTACCTGGACTGCGCTCTGCACACGGACATGGCGGACATCGAGCAGTACTACATGAAGCCCCCCG GCTCCTGCTTCTGGGTGGCCGTGCTGGATGGCAACGTGGTGGGCATCGTGGCGGCGCGGGCCCACGAGGCAGACAACACGGTGGAGCTGCTGCGCATGTCCGTGGACTCGCGTTTCCGTGGCAAGGGCATCGCCAAGGCGCTGGGCCGCAAGGTGCTGGAGTTCGCTCTGGTGCACAACTACTCTGCGGTGGTGCTGGGCACGACAGCCGTCAAGGTGGCCGCCCACAAGCTCTACGAGTCGCTGGGCTTCAGACACATGGGCTCCAGTGACCACTACGTGCTGCCCGGCATGACCCTGTCGCTGGCCGAGCGCCTCTTCTTCCAGGTCCGCTACCACCGCTACCGCCTGCAGCTGCGCGAGGAGTga